The proteins below are encoded in one region of Shewanella putrefaciens:
- the napA gene encoding nitrate reductase catalytic subunit NapA, producing MNRRDFIKANAVIAAAGAAGLALPAGASNLITSSEQTKLEWNKAPCRFCGTGCSVIVATRDGKVVATHGDANSEVNRGLNCIKGYFLSKIMYGSDRLTTPMLRMTDGKYDKHGEFSPISWDSAFDIMAQKWKETIKAKGPTAVGMFGSGQWTVWEGYAAVKLMKAGFGSNNIDPNARHCMASAVVGFMRTFGIDEPMGCYDDMEAADAFVLWGSNMAEMHPILWSRVTDRRLSAPHVKVAVLSTFEHRSFDLADLPIVFTPQTDLAVLNFIANYIIQNDKVNWDFVKKHVNFRQGTTDIGYGLRPTHPLEQKAKNVKTAGDSTPIDFDTFKAFVADYTVEKVSKLSGVPEDKLIELAKLYADPNTKVTSFWTMGFNQHTRGVWCNNLIYNIHLLTGKISTPGNSPFSLTGQPSACGTAREVGTFSHRLPADMVVTNPEHRKHAEHIWKIPSGIIPPKPGYHAVEQNRRLKDGDLNCYWVQVNNNMQAGPNINEEGLPGYRNPANFIVVSDAYPTVTTQAADLILPTAMWVEKEGAYGNAERRTQFWHQMVQAPGESHSDLWQLMEFSKRFTTDEVWPKDVLAANPEFKGKTLFEVLYQNGNVDKFPLTDTDPKYLNNEAKHFGFYVQKGLFEEYATFGRGHGHDLAPFEAYHEAHGLRWPVVDGKETKWRFREGADPYVKAGKGFEFYGHADGRAVIFALPYEPTAESPDEEYDIWLSTGRVLEHWHSGSMTQRVPELYRAFPDAVCFMHPEDAKKRGLRRGDEVRVVSRRGEIKTRVETRGRNKPPVGLVFVPWFDASQLINKVTLDATDPLSKQTDFKKCAVKIVKV from the coding sequence ATGAACAGACGCGATTTTATTAAAGCCAACGCGGTGATCGCCGCGGCCGGTGCCGCAGGCTTAGCCTTGCCCGCGGGCGCAAGCAACTTAATTACCAGCTCAGAACAAACTAAACTCGAATGGAACAAAGCGCCTTGCCGTTTCTGCGGCACGGGTTGTTCCGTGATTGTCGCCACCCGCGATGGCAAAGTCGTGGCCACCCACGGCGATGCCAACAGTGAAGTCAACCGTGGCTTGAACTGTATCAAGGGTTATTTCCTGTCGAAAATCATGTACGGCAGCGATCGTCTGACTACGCCTATGCTGCGAATGACCGATGGCAAATACGATAAGCACGGCGAATTCTCACCTATCAGTTGGGACAGCGCCTTTGACATCATGGCGCAAAAGTGGAAAGAAACCATCAAAGCCAAGGGACCAACCGCAGTCGGCATGTTCGGCTCGGGCCAGTGGACAGTATGGGAGGGTTACGCCGCCGTTAAGTTGATGAAAGCGGGCTTTGGCTCGAACAATATCGATCCTAATGCGCGCCACTGCATGGCGTCGGCTGTGGTCGGTTTTATGCGTACCTTCGGTATCGATGAGCCTATGGGTTGCTATGACGATATGGAAGCGGCCGATGCATTCGTGCTGTGGGGCTCGAATATGGCCGAAATGCACCCTATCCTCTGGAGCCGAGTGACAGATCGTCGTTTGAGTGCACCCCATGTGAAAGTGGCTGTGTTGTCCACCTTCGAACATAGATCCTTCGATTTAGCCGATTTGCCGATCGTGTTCACCCCGCAAACCGACTTAGCCGTGTTGAACTTTATCGCTAACTATATTATTCAGAACGATAAAGTGAATTGGGACTTCGTTAAAAAGCACGTTAACTTCCGCCAGGGCACGACAGACATAGGCTACGGTTTACGTCCAACCCATCCGCTTGAACAGAAAGCCAAAAACGTCAAAACGGCGGGGGATTCAACCCCAATTGATTTTGATACATTCAAGGCGTTTGTGGCCGATTATACGGTTGAAAAAGTCAGTAAACTGTCCGGTGTTCCAGAGGATAAGTTAATCGAACTGGCGAAGCTCTATGCCGATCCAAATACGAAAGTCACTTCGTTCTGGACCATGGGCTTTAACCAACATACCCGCGGTGTATGGTGTAACAACCTGATTTATAACATCCACTTACTGACGGGTAAAATTTCTACCCCGGGTAACAGCCCATTCTCATTGACGGGTCAACCGTCAGCCTGTGGTACGGCCCGTGAAGTGGGCACTTTCTCCCATCGTTTACCCGCCGATATGGTGGTCACTAACCCTGAGCACAGAAAACACGCCGAACACATTTGGAAGATCCCTAGCGGTATCATTCCACCTAAACCCGGTTACCACGCCGTCGAGCAAAACCGCCGCTTAAAAGATGGCGACTTGAACTGTTATTGGGTGCAAGTGAATAACAATATGCAGGCCGGTCCTAATATCAATGAAGAAGGGCTACCAGGCTATCGCAACCCAGCCAACTTTATTGTGGTATCGGATGCCTATCCAACGGTCACTACCCAGGCGGCGGATCTGATCCTGCCAACGGCGATGTGGGTCGAGAAAGAGGGCGCCTATGGTAATGCCGAGCGTCGTACCCAGTTCTGGCACCAAATGGTGCAGGCACCGGGTGAGTCCCATTCGGATCTGTGGCAATTGATGGAATTTTCCAAGCGTTTTACCACGGACGAAGTCTGGCCGAAGGACGTGCTTGCCGCTAACCCTGAGTTTAAGGGTAAAACCCTGTTCGAAGTGCTGTATCAAAACGGCAATGTTGACAAGTTCCCACTGACGGATACCGATCCTAAGTATCTGAACAACGAAGCGAAACACTTTGGTTTTTATGTTCAGAAGGGTTTATTCGAAGAATACGCCACCTTTGGCCGTGGCCATGGTCACGACTTAGCGCCCTTTGAGGCTTACCACGAAGCCCATGGATTACGTTGGCCCGTGGTCGATGGTAAAGAAACTAAGTGGCGTTTCCGCGAGGGAGCCGATCCCTATGTTAAAGCGGGTAAAGGCTTTGAGTTTTATGGACATGCCGATGGCCGCGCGGTGATTTTTGCGCTGCCCTATGAGCCAACCGCCGAGTCTCCGGATGAAGAATATGATATTTGGTTATCCACGGGTCGTGTGCTTGAGCACTGGCATTCGGGTTCTATGACCCAACGTGTGCCCGAGCTTTACCGCGCCTTCCCGGATGCCGTGTGTTTTATGCACCCAGAGGATGCCAAAAAACGTGGCCTTCGCCGTGGCGATGAAGTGCGAGTGGTGTCACGCCGTGGGGAGATCAAGACGCGAGTCGAAACCCGTGGCCGTAATAAACCGCCCGTTGGCCTGGTGTTTGTACCTTGGTTTGATGCTAGCCAGCTCATTAATAAAGTCACCTTAGATGCGACAGATCCCTTGTCAAAACAAACTGACTTTAAGAAATGTGCGGTGAAGATCGTCAAGGTATAA
- a CDS encoding nitrate reductase cytochrome c-type subunit — MKTFKLVSTLGLLAQGLVFIGSVSAASVPDEKIDTLRQAPIDVELTPPAMQTVRNTDVKEVRNYPMQPPVIPHKIDGYQLDLKVNKCMACHARSRTGDSQAPMVSVTHYMDRDNNFLAELSPRRYFCTQCHVPQLDAKLLVENNFVDMEHLIKANTEQKKH, encoded by the coding sequence ATGAAAACATTCAAATTAGTCTCAACATTGGGCTTACTCGCACAGGGCTTAGTCTTTATTGGCAGCGTCTCGGCAGCCAGTGTTCCCGATGAGAAAATCGATACCCTGCGTCAGGCGCCGATCGATGTCGAGCTTACGCCACCGGCGATGCAAACGGTACGCAACACAGATGTTAAAGAAGTGCGTAATTACCCGATGCAGCCGCCAGTGATCCCCCATAAAATTGATGGTTATCAATTGGATCTTAAAGTGAATAAATGTATGGCCTGCCATGCGAGAAGCCGCACCGGTGACTCCCAAGCGCCTATGGTCAGCGTGACACACTATATGGATCGGGATAATAACTTTTTAGCCGAGCTTTCTCCGCGTCGTTATTTCTGTACTCAATGCCATGTGCCGCAGTTAGATGCCAAACTCCTAGTCGAAAACAACTTTGTGGATATGGAACATCTTATTAAAGCCAACACTGAGCAGAAAAAACACTAG
- a CDS encoding cytochrome c3 family protein, with protein sequence MLDKLKKIWQVLNRPSVHYSLGFLTLGGFVAGVIFWGGFNTALEATNQEAFCIGCHEMENNVYQELQTTIHFTNRSGVRATCPDCHVPHNWTDKIARKMQASKEVWGKVFGTINTREKFESKRRELAEHEWERLKANDSLECRNCHNFTYMDFTRQSPRAAQMHSTSLASGEKTCIDCHKGIAHHLPDMKGVEGF encoded by the coding sequence ATGTTAGATAAACTGAAAAAAATCTGGCAAGTACTCAATCGCCCGAGTGTGCACTACAGTCTAGGTTTTTTAACCTTAGGTGGTTTCGTGGCGGGGGTGATTTTTTGGGGGGGCTTTAACACCGCGCTTGAAGCCACTAACCAAGAAGCTTTCTGTATCGGTTGCCACGAAATGGAAAATAACGTCTACCAAGAGTTACAGACGACTATCCATTTCACTAACCGCAGTGGTGTGCGTGCGACTTGTCCCGATTGCCATGTGCCACACAATTGGACCGATAAGATCGCCCGCAAGATGCAGGCATCCAAGGAAGTGTGGGGCAAAGTGTTTGGTACTATTAATACCCGTGAGAAGTTTGAAAGCAAACGTCGTGAACTGGCGGAGCACGAGTGGGAAAGGTTAAAGGCAAACGACTCTTTAGAGTGTCGAAACTGCCATAACTTTACCTATATGGACTTTACTCGCCAATCACCTCGGGCGGCGCAGATGCACTCCACCTCGCTGGCGAGCGGAGAAAAAACCTGTATCGACTGCCATAAGGGCATTGCCCACCACCTCCCTGATATGAAAGGGGTGGAAGGCTTCTAA
- a CDS encoding cupin domain-containing protein has protein sequence MQLDINGLTPAAFLAQYWQKKPLVIRQGFKHFQDLVSPEELAGLAMDELVESRRVYQQAGQWHAEFGPFDSYDKLGERDWTLIVQALNNWLPDAEALIQCFDFIPRWRFDDVMVSYATPGGGVGPHIDLYDVFICQGSGRRRWRVGERGPHREFAAHPALLHTEAFEPIIDTELLPGDILYIPPGFPHDGITLEESLSFSVGYRTASAKDMVSALADHLSEHDLGAQQIEDPDRQLSSRSGCVDKADLARLRTQLTQVLNDDLVSEFSGRYLTQSKCALDLPDEPLDITLDEVLAWLDEQPLIRLGGLRCLYFEISLERGIVFINGERYQLPAELADVIPLLCDGNLLSKAALAPWLNNAEFRAQLTEWVNLGYWYFDDLSDGEDE, from the coding sequence ATGCAACTCGATATTAACGGTTTAACCCCCGCAGCGTTCTTAGCCCAGTATTGGCAGAAAAAGCCACTGGTGATCCGTCAAGGATTTAAGCATTTTCAAGATTTAGTGTCCCCGGAAGAATTAGCGGGCTTAGCAATGGATGAGTTAGTCGAATCGCGGCGAGTTTACCAGCAGGCGGGGCAATGGCATGCGGAGTTTGGCCCCTTTGACTCCTATGACAAACTCGGTGAGCGGGATTGGACTCTAATAGTGCAAGCGCTGAATAACTGGCTACCCGATGCCGAAGCATTAATACAATGCTTTGATTTTATTCCCCGTTGGCGCTTCGATGATGTGATGGTCAGCTACGCGACTCCAGGCGGTGGTGTCGGGCCGCATATCGATCTCTACGATGTATTTATCTGTCAGGGTTCAGGGCGCCGCCGCTGGCGAGTGGGGGAGCGTGGCCCGCACCGTGAGTTTGCCGCCCATCCTGCGCTACTGCACACCGAAGCCTTTGAACCTATTATCGATACCGAGTTATTGCCCGGCGATATCCTTTATATTCCCCCTGGGTTTCCCCACGATGGGATAACACTCGAAGAATCATTAAGTTTTTCGGTGGGTTATCGTACGGCTTCGGCAAAGGATATGGTCAGTGCATTAGCGGATCATTTATCTGAACATGATTTAGGTGCCCAGCAGATTGAAGATCCCGACCGCCAGCTTTCCAGCCGCAGTGGTTGTGTCGACAAGGCCGATCTTGCGCGTTTACGGACACAACTCACCCAAGTATTAAATGATGACTTGGTCAGTGAGTTTTCCGGTCGCTACTTAACCCAGTCAAAATGTGCCTTAGATTTACCCGATGAGCCGCTGGATATCACCTTGGATGAGGTACTCGCTTGGCTAGACGAGCAGCCACTTATTCGCCTTGGCGGTTTACGTTGCCTGTATTTTGAGATAAGCCTTGAGCGGGGCATAGTGTTTATCAATGGTGAACGCTACCAACTGCCCGCTGAATTGGCTGACGTCATCCCGCTACTTTGTGATGGCAATCTGTTAAGTAAGGCGGCGCTGGCACCTTGGTTAAACAATGCCGAATTTCGGGCACAACTGACTGAATGGGTGAATTTAGGCTACTGGTATTTTGACGATTTGAGTGACGGAGAGGATGAATAG
- the crr gene encoding PTS glucose transporter subunit IIA, with protein MGFLSRIRRLVSGQAHLAGGIMVYAPVSGDIVAIEKVPDVVFAEKIVGDGIAIAPKGELILAPIDGTIGKIFETNHAFSIESPQGLELFVHFGVGTVELRGKGFKRLAEEGQQVKVGDPILSFDIDYLKDQVDSLLTPVVLANMEDVKYLDKAQGSVTAGKDVIFTVQL; from the coding sequence ATGGGATTTCTAAGCCGAATAAGGCGATTGGTATCGGGACAGGCCCATTTGGCCGGCGGCATCATGGTCTATGCCCCCGTGAGTGGCGATATAGTGGCGATTGAAAAAGTCCCCGACGTGGTTTTTGCCGAAAAAATTGTCGGTGACGGCATAGCCATCGCACCTAAGGGTGAACTGATCCTCGCTCCCATTGATGGCACTATTGGTAAAATTTTCGAAACAAACCATGCGTTTAGCATCGAATCGCCCCAAGGTTTAGAATTGTTCGTCCACTTTGGTGTCGGCACAGTCGAACTCAGGGGCAAGGGATTTAAGCGTTTGGCCGAGGAAGGTCAGCAGGTCAAAGTGGGCGATCCTATCCTGTCATTCGATATTGATTATCTAAAAGATCAAGTAGATAGCTTGCTCACACCCGTAGTGCTCGCCAATATGGAAGACGTAAAATACCTAGATAAAGCCCAGGGAAGCGTGACCGCCGGCAAGGATGTGATCTTTACGGTACAGCTTTAA
- the ptsP gene encoding phosphoenolpyruvate--protein phosphotransferase, whose protein sequence is MSITGIIVSSGIAFGQALHLNHTENHLDYRPIPLSRIPQQQSKFVKALQALQQQLSHSQAKLESECENFQLIEADLLLLQDEELHDQVKEAIRTLQLSASVAVERIFAHQANELESLDDPYLANRAQDVRCLGQRLVAAINGRLDQGLEKLTAPTILLAQDLTPAEFALLPKEHISGIVLKTGGLTSHTAILARAAGIPAILSCQFDAEFIPNGTPLVLDALNGELCVNPNPEQQARLTVTLHHEQARRAALQAYRDGPAKTLDGHQIGLLANVGNLNDITHVSDVGADGIGLFRTEFMLMNVSTLPDEKAQYSLYCEALHALGGKTFTIRTLDIGADKELPCLCQEIEDNPALGLRGVRYTLAHPELFKTQIRAILRAANHGPIRLMFPMVNQVEELDQIFQLIAECQDALEEEEKGYGELSYGIVVETPAAVLNLASMLPRLDFVSIGTNDLTQYAMAADRTNPQLTRDYPSLSPAILTLIKMTISQAKQAGVKVSLCGELGSSPMMIPLLLGMGLDELSVNLNSLLEVKAAICQGHFEQFSELAHTALQQDRIASLQQCITSYKY, encoded by the coding sequence ATGTCGATTACGGGGATCATAGTGTCATCGGGGATTGCCTTTGGACAGGCACTGCACCTTAACCACACCGAAAATCACCTCGATTATCGCCCTATTCCCCTTTCACGGATCCCGCAACAACAAAGCAAATTTGTCAAAGCATTACAGGCACTTCAACAGCAACTCAGCCACAGCCAAGCCAAACTCGAAAGTGAATGTGAAAATTTTCAACTGATCGAGGCCGATTTATTACTGCTGCAGGATGAAGAACTCCACGATCAAGTCAAAGAGGCAATCCGGACCCTGCAGTTATCGGCAAGTGTCGCGGTAGAACGTATTTTTGCGCACCAAGCCAACGAGTTAGAATCATTGGACGATCCTTACCTTGCCAACCGCGCACAGGATGTACGCTGCCTAGGGCAACGCCTCGTCGCCGCCATTAATGGCAGGTTAGATCAAGGGCTTGAAAAACTCACCGCACCGACGATTCTGCTGGCACAGGACCTCACTCCCGCCGAATTTGCCCTATTACCTAAGGAACATATTAGCGGTATCGTCCTTAAAACCGGCGGCTTAACCAGTCACACGGCCATTTTGGCGCGGGCAGCAGGTATTCCGGCGATTTTAAGCTGTCAGTTTGATGCCGAGTTTATCCCCAATGGCACGCCATTAGTGCTCGATGCGCTCAACGGCGAACTATGTGTTAACCCCAATCCCGAGCAACAGGCACGCTTAACTGTCACCCTGCACCATGAGCAGGCAAGACGCGCCGCATTGCAGGCCTATCGGGATGGCCCCGCTAAGACCCTTGATGGCCATCAAATTGGACTTCTCGCCAATGTTGGCAACCTAAACGATATCACCCATGTGAGTGATGTCGGCGCCGACGGTATTGGCTTATTTCGTACCGAGTTTATGTTGATGAACGTCAGCACCCTACCCGATGAAAAAGCCCAATACAGCCTCTATTGTGAAGCCTTGCATGCCTTAGGCGGAAAAACCTTTACCATCAGGACATTAGATATAGGTGCAGACAAAGAACTACCCTGCCTGTGCCAGGAGATTGAAGATAATCCGGCCTTAGGTCTGCGTGGCGTGCGTTACACCTTAGCCCACCCAGAGCTATTTAAAACCCAGATCCGCGCGATTCTGCGCGCCGCCAACCACGGCCCTATCCGGTTGATGTTTCCTATGGTGAACCAGGTTGAAGAACTCGATCAGATTTTTCAGCTTATCGCCGAATGCCAGGATGCCCTCGAGGAGGAAGAAAAAGGCTACGGCGAGCTAAGTTACGGTATCGTCGTTGAGACACCCGCGGCCGTACTCAATCTAGCCTCCATGTTACCTAGACTCGATTTTGTCAGTATTGGCACCAATGACTTAACCCAATACGCCATGGCGGCGGATCGCACTAATCCACAACTCACCCGGGACTATCCTTCGCTCTCACCCGCCATTTTAACCTTAATCAAGATGACCATTAGCCAAGCTAAGCAAGCGGGTGTAAAAGTCTCCCTTTGCGGTGAACTGGGTAGCTCGCCCATGATGATCCCGCTGTTACTCGGCATGGGGCTCGATGAACTCAGTGTCAATTTAAACTCACTGCTAGAAGTGAAAGCCGCCATTTGCCAAGGTCATTTTGAACAATTTTCAGAACTGGCGCACACCGCGCTGCAACAAGATCGCATTGCAAGCCTACAGCAGTGTATAACAAGCTATAAATATTGA
- a CDS encoding HPr family phosphocarrier protein, with translation MYEKSVTITAKHGIHTRPAALLVKEAKTFDCDVLVECNGKQASAKSLFKLQTLGLYQGVTVRVFADGEQAQEAVEKVSALLITLS, from the coding sequence ATGTACGAAAAATCTGTCACTATCACCGCAAAACATGGTATCCATACCCGCCCCGCGGCACTCTTAGTTAAAGAAGCTAAGACCTTTGATTGCGATGTATTAGTGGAATGCAACGGTAAACAAGCCAGTGCTAAGAGCTTGTTTAAATTACAAACCTTAGGTTTGTACCAGGGGGTTACTGTGAGAGTGTTTGCCGATGGCGAGCAGGCACAGGAAGCCGTTGAAAAAGTATCAGCACTCTTAATTACCTTAAGTTAA
- a CDS encoding ACT domain-containing protein, translating to MRMTLAVHTRQYTIHSFSPNAQLPSEVFAEEVYFIGKTEEGLTLVISSDIELDSLEQEPNWCCLEVLGPLGFSMTGILSKVSGTLADVQISIFALSTFDTDYILVKKNRLTSAIAALKKQGYQIIEPEAAP from the coding sequence ATGCGCATGACCTTAGCCGTCCACACGCGGCAATACACTATCCATAGCTTTAGCCCTAATGCCCAATTACCCAGTGAGGTATTTGCAGAGGAGGTGTATTTTATCGGCAAGACGGAGGAAGGCCTAACCTTAGTGATTTCCAGCGACATTGAACTCGACAGTCTCGAACAGGAGCCAAACTGGTGCTGTTTAGAGGTTTTAGGGCCCTTGGGATTTTCAATGACTGGCATTCTGTCTAAAGTTTCAGGCACCCTAGCGGACGTACAAATCAGTATTTTTGCGCTTTCGACCTTCGATACCGATTATATTCTCGTGAAAAAGAATCGCTTAACCAGTGCGATTGCCGCCTTAAAAAAACAGGGCTACCAAATTATCGAGCCAGAAGCAGCGCCGTAA
- a CDS encoding methyl-accepting chemotaxis protein, translating to MITFLRRFTILQRLMMMLVMAAIGTVCFASFSIKEQYSNLIDQKWLQIDGQLGSILSIVDVYRQDALKGKTTEEEAKKAAAELINQTRYAGAGYFIVIDDTNQILAHGENRELIGTSALNYRLPNGTNPLATMLSLARSQSKTSLEYPIANPITKVVEDKLATAHYYPQWGWTIITGAYLSDVKQSLTAVIIDYLIIMFLISVPIFAFFLVLNHSITSPLNAAIDALEDIAQGEGDLSQRLSTQGKDEIAHLALAYNLFAQKIGDMVGHLQPLGQSLDNDAKQLMLAVEASNQSAEHIHRETGSVATAVNQMLSTTHEMASNTQQAADAATSVKDQAEQSQVVIDNTVRNTEKLAIELKASEAITQKLGVASEQIGSILDVIRGIAEQTNLLALNAAIEAARAGSHGRGFAVVADEVRALANRTQDSTNEIQKIITEIQTGVGSVMKSNSQTQHQSDELQAQAREAGKAMAAILQLIAHISDMNTQLASATEEQSLVTEEINRNICNISELTEVSVTANEGNSRAAQSLKDISQDMSHTLGQFKI from the coding sequence ATGATCACATTTTTGCGTCGATTTACCATACTGCAACGGCTGATGATGATGTTAGTCATGGCAGCCATTGGCACTGTGTGTTTTGCGAGTTTCTCGATTAAAGAACAGTACAGTAATTTAATCGATCAAAAATGGCTGCAAATTGATGGTCAATTAGGCAGCATCTTAAGTATTGTTGATGTATACCGTCAGGATGCACTTAAGGGTAAAACCACCGAGGAGGAGGCCAAAAAGGCCGCCGCTGAGCTTATCAATCAAACCCGCTATGCTGGTGCCGGTTACTTTATTGTGATTGATGATACCAATCAAATACTTGCCCATGGTGAAAACCGCGAGCTTATCGGAACATCGGCGCTCAATTATCGCTTACCCAATGGCACGAATCCGTTAGCGACTATGTTGTCCTTAGCCCGCAGTCAGTCAAAAACCTCCTTAGAATATCCCATCGCTAACCCTATCACTAAGGTCGTTGAGGATAAGCTGGCCACCGCCCATTATTATCCACAGTGGGGCTGGACTATTATCACAGGGGCGTATTTGAGTGATGTTAAGCAAAGCTTAACGGCGGTGATCATTGATTATCTAATTATTATGTTTTTGATCTCAGTGCCTATTTTTGCATTTTTCCTTGTACTGAATCACTCAATTACCTCGCCCCTTAATGCTGCCATCGACGCACTAGAGGATATCGCCCAAGGTGAAGGCGATTTAAGCCAACGCTTAAGCACCCAAGGTAAAGATGAAATTGCTCACCTTGCCCTCGCCTACAATCTTTTCGCACAGAAAATTGGCGATATGGTGGGCCACCTACAACCACTAGGCCAATCCCTCGATAACGACGCCAAACAGCTTATGCTCGCCGTTGAAGCCTCGAACCAGAGCGCTGAGCATATTCACCGTGAAACAGGTAGCGTTGCCACTGCGGTCAACCAAATGCTCTCGACTACCCATGAGATGGCAAGCAATACGCAGCAAGCCGCAGATGCCGCCACCAGCGTTAAAGATCAAGCCGAGCAAAGCCAAGTGGTTATCGATAACACTGTGCGCAACACTGAAAAACTCGCCATTGAACTTAAAGCCTCTGAGGCCATCACCCAAAAACTGGGGGTTGCATCTGAGCAAATTGGCAGCATTCTCGATGTGATCCGTGGTATTGCAGAGCAGACTAACCTGTTAGCACTCAATGCTGCCATTGAGGCCGCAAGGGCGGGCAGCCATGGTCGAGGATTTGCGGTTGTCGCCGATGAAGTGCGCGCACTGGCCAATCGCACCCAGGACTCGACCAACGAAATTCAAAAAATCATCACCGAAATCCAAACTGGTGTCGGCTCAGTGATGAAGAGTAATAGTCAAACCCAGCATCAATCCGACGAACTCCAGGCCCAGGCCCGTGAAGCCGGTAAAGCCATGGCGGCGATTTTGCAACTTATTGCCCATATCAGCGACATGAACACCCAGCTTGCGAGTGCGACCGAAGAGCAGTCCCTTGTGACCGAGGAAATCAATCGCAACATCTGTAATATCTCGGAGTTAACCGAAGTGTCCGTCACGGCGAACGAAGGCAATAGCCGCGCCGCCCAATCGCTCAAAGATATTAGCCAAGATATGTCGCATACCTTAGGCCAATTCAAAATCTAA
- a CDS encoding DUF3334 family protein produces MTTNTIVTSDDILLKLCHSVAHVLSHTSASHVSHAGMVQSITRTRLKPDLGCFSIFDGGFSGLVVINFSASAAIEIYRRYMLNMGMPEAELAFSHTSDEVGNVMGELMNQILGDFINKISKELQTSISQSQPKMLTINKELTISIDANLDDPVARRVSFKTENNHIFYLEFAMDKTEFIKLDEFEYDEEFDPDSLLEQHGQNGNHTATSNTVSPWTKMADKPTIASQLHDVDADDLLDQLGI; encoded by the coding sequence ATGACTACAAATACAATTGTCACTTCGGATGATATTTTACTGAAGTTATGCCACTCGGTAGCCCATGTGCTATCCCATACCAGCGCTAGCCATGTGAGCCATGCGGGTATGGTACAAAGCATCACGCGTACCCGCCTTAAACCCGATCTTGGCTGCTTTTCTATTTTTGATGGTGGATTTTCGGGCCTAGTCGTTATCAACTTTTCCGCCTCCGCCGCGATTGAAATTTACCGCCGTTATATGCTGAACATGGGCATGCCGGAAGCAGAATTGGCGTTTTCCCACACCTCCGATGAAGTCGGCAACGTGATGGGAGAGTTGATGAACCAGATCCTCGGTGATTTTATTAATAAAATCTCTAAGGAATTGCAGACGTCAATCAGCCAAAGTCAGCCAAAAATGTTAACTATTAACAAAGAGTTGACCATTTCAATCGATGCCAATCTCGACGATCCTGTGGCGAGGCGAGTGTCTTTTAAAACCGAGAATAACCATATTTTTTACCTCGAATTCGCCATGGATAAAACTGAATTTATTAAGTTAGATGAGTTTGAATACGATGAAGAATTCGACCCAGATAGCCTGTTGGAACAACACGGCCAAAATGGGAATCATACCGCCACATCAAACACAGTTTCACCCTGGACTAAGATGGCCGATAAGCCCACAATCGCCAGTCAATTACATGATGTTGACGCCGATGATCTGCTCGATCAGTTGGGCATTTAA